In Vigna angularis cultivar LongXiaoDou No.4 chromosome 8, ASM1680809v1, whole genome shotgun sequence, one DNA window encodes the following:
- the LOC108345620 gene encoding BAG family molecular chaperone regulator 3 isoform X1 — MMKMKNSYSSNNQKTNGLASIRKGGSDGGRVESGSKEWEMRPGGMLVQMRTTESDRNSVLVPSIRVRVKHGSIYHEVNISSQATFGELKKMLSGITGLHHEDQKLLYKDKERDSKAFLDMVGVKDKSKIVLVEDPISQEKRLLERRKNAKMEKAAKSISEISLEVDRLAGRVSAFESIINKGGRFAETDVLNLIELLMNQLLKLDGIMAEGDVKLQRKIQVKRVQKYVETLDLLKVKNSLPGSNGHHAPVQHQQKHSNGQKLETVLEQQEKHSNGHNRLALAPIQEQQQQKQPRNSNENFLELFHEEQHQPSRNSTSGVVVTTNWELFDFAPPLIPVQSTSPPPPPLVANSSGPPKFNWELFN, encoded by the exons atgatgaagatgaagaataGTTATAGTAGTAATAACCAAAAGACAAATGGTCTTGCTTCCATCAGGAAAGGAGGTTCAGATGGTGGCAGAGTTGAGTCTGGGTCAAAGGAATGGGAGATGAGACCGGGCGGAATGCTGGTTCAGATGAGAACCACCGAGTCGGATCGGAACTCAGTGCTTGTTCCTTCCATTAGAGTTAGGGTCAAGCATGGTTCAATTTACCATGAAGTCAACATTAGTTCCCAAGCTACATTTG GGGAGTTGAAGAAGATGCTATCAGGGATAACTGGGTTACATCATGAAGACCAAAAGCTGTTATACAAAGACAAGGAAAGGGATTCAAAGGCCTTTCTTGACATGGTTGGCGTGAAGGATAAATCCAAGATAGTACTAGTTGAAGACCCTATTAGTCAAGAGAAGAGGTtgttagagagaaggaagaatgCTAAGATGGAGAAAGCTGCAAAATCAATCTCAGAAATCAGCTTGGAAGTAGATAGGCTTGCAGGGAGG GTATCAGCATTTGAGTCAATTATCAACAAAGGTGGAAGATTTGCAGAAACAGATGTGCTTAATCTGATTGAGTTATTGATGAATCAATTGCTTAAACTAGATGGTATAATGGCTGAAggtgatgtgaaattacagaGGAAAATTCAG GTAAAAAGAGTTCAAAAGTATGTTGAAACTCTGGATTTGCTGAAGGTTAAGAATTCCTTGCCTGGTAGCAATGGACACCATGCACCAGTGCAGCATCAACAGAAGCATTCAAATGGTCAAAAACTGGAAACAGTTTTAGAGCAACAAGAAAAGCACTCAAATGGACATAACAGATTAGCCTTAGCACCAATTCAGGAACAGCAACAACAAAAACAGCCAAGGAACTCAAATGAAAATTTCCTAGAACTTTTCCATGAAGAACAACATCAACCCTCAAGGAATTCCACCTCAGGAGTTGTAGTTACCACAAATTGGGAATTGTTTGATTTTGCCCCACCATTAATCCCTGTTCAATCCACATCCCCTCCCCCACCACCCCTAGTGGCCAATAGTTCAGGTCCTCCCAAGTTCAATTGGGAACTCTTCAACTAA
- the LOC108345620 gene encoding BAG family molecular chaperone regulator 1 isoform X2, which produces MMKMKNSYSSNNQKTNGLASIRKGGSDGGRVESGSKEWEMRPGGMLVQMRTTESDRNSVLVPSIRVRVKHGSIYHEVNISSQATFGELKKMLSGITGLHHEDQKLLYKDKERDSKAFLDMVGVKDKSKIVLVEDPISQEKRLLERRKNAKMEKAAKSISEISLEVDRLAGRLEADQ; this is translated from the exons atgatgaagatgaagaataGTTATAGTAGTAATAACCAAAAGACAAATGGTCTTGCTTCCATCAGGAAAGGAGGTTCAGATGGTGGCAGAGTTGAGTCTGGGTCAAAGGAATGGGAGATGAGACCGGGCGGAATGCTGGTTCAGATGAGAACCACCGAGTCGGATCGGAACTCAGTGCTTGTTCCTTCCATTAGAGTTAGGGTCAAGCATGGTTCAATTTACCATGAAGTCAACATTAGTTCCCAAGCTACATTTG GGGAGTTGAAGAAGATGCTATCAGGGATAACTGGGTTACATCATGAAGACCAAAAGCTGTTATACAAAGACAAGGAAAGGGATTCAAAGGCCTTTCTTGACATGGTTGGCGTGAAGGATAAATCCAAGATAGTACTAGTTGAAGACCCTATTAGTCAAGAGAAGAGGTtgttagagagaaggaagaatgCTAAGATGGAGAAAGCTGCAAAATCAATCTCAGAAATCAGCTTGGAAGTAGATAGGCTTGCAGGGAGG TTGGAAGCTGATCAGTGA